The following are from one region of the Nocardioides marmotae genome:
- a CDS encoding type IV secretory system conjugative DNA transfer family protein, producing the protein MSSVLAALPASSPSFSTDMIGWAVGVALLGAAAAVLLGWQARRVRPGMASPGRAVGQLGSRALRRRRAEIRPDLSRRSAAGSAASGWRMGRCGSSVRSDLWAPYDRTTCVIGPQGSGKTLDLLAPALLDAPGAALVTLTKPEDLFLTLGSRGDGGRPVVVLDPFGAAGGVPPLTWDPIDGCADARVAERRAKAFSAGGESAHRASGDDASRFYAGECAKVLQAYFHAAALAGATLDDVLRWVADPQSYRDAEEILRTHPEAELFWDGLLRGALRGDERTASNTVTTVQQAMGLFFQSSIRRRCVPGPGRPATDLRAVLRAGGTIYLLGRDDPYSSAAPLMTAVAEHVLDLAKQLGERSPQGRLCPPFLACLDELPSTAPIPTLLTRMANERALGLCFIVAAQTWRQLVMSFGEEGARTLLGLSNNLVAFGGGKDSRFYQELSDLIGQRWHSEVRYSARGGWWNPASERSWAKVRRPVLEAAEIRRIPTRRALLLAESGDPIILRFRRCIDGRRGRELRARQAETRATLRQGSAS; encoded by the coding sequence GGCGCGCCGAGTCCGGCCCGGAATGGCGTCCCCTGGCCGGGCCGTCGGGCAGCTCGGCAGTCGAGCATTGAGGAGGCGTCGCGCCGAGATCCGACCAGACCTGTCACGTCGGTCAGCCGCAGGCAGTGCCGCCAGCGGCTGGCGAATGGGCCGGTGCGGATCGTCGGTGCGCAGCGACCTGTGGGCGCCGTACGACCGGACCACGTGTGTCATCGGGCCGCAGGGCTCTGGCAAGACCCTCGATCTCCTCGCCCCGGCCTTGTTGGATGCGCCGGGGGCTGCACTGGTCACGCTCACCAAGCCGGAGGACCTCTTCCTCACCCTGGGCAGTCGGGGAGATGGCGGTCGTCCGGTCGTCGTCCTGGACCCGTTCGGAGCTGCGGGAGGAGTACCGCCGTTGACGTGGGACCCGATCGACGGGTGTGCAGATGCTCGGGTGGCCGAGCGGCGAGCGAAGGCATTCTCGGCGGGAGGTGAGAGCGCACACCGGGCCAGCGGGGACGACGCGTCGAGGTTCTACGCCGGCGAGTGCGCCAAGGTGCTCCAGGCCTACTTCCACGCTGCGGCCCTGGCCGGGGCGACGCTCGACGACGTCCTCCGTTGGGTGGCCGACCCGCAGTCCTACCGCGACGCCGAGGAGATCCTGCGGACCCACCCCGAGGCGGAGCTCTTCTGGGACGGCCTTCTCCGGGGGGCACTGCGCGGTGACGAACGTACGGCGAGCAACACGGTGACCACGGTGCAGCAGGCGATGGGGCTGTTCTTCCAGTCATCCATCCGGCGCCGGTGCGTGCCGGGGCCGGGGCGTCCGGCAACAGATCTGAGGGCGGTACTGCGCGCGGGTGGGACCATCTACCTCCTCGGTCGCGATGACCCCTACTCCTCCGCGGCTCCGCTCATGACGGCTGTGGCCGAGCATGTCCTGGACCTGGCGAAGCAGCTGGGGGAGCGGTCGCCGCAGGGCCGACTGTGTCCGCCCTTCCTCGCGTGTCTGGACGAGCTTCCCTCCACGGCGCCGATTCCCACGCTGCTCACCCGGATGGCCAACGAGCGCGCGCTCGGGCTGTGCTTCATTGTCGCTGCCCAGACCTGGCGGCAACTGGTCATGTCATTCGGTGAGGAAGGGGCCCGGACCCTCCTCGGGCTGTCCAACAACCTCGTCGCCTTCGGGGGCGGCAAGGACAGTCGCTTCTACCAGGAGTTGTCGGACCTGATCGGACAACGCTGGCATTCAGAGGTGCGTTACTCGGCCCGCGGTGGGTGGTGGAACCCCGCTTCGGAACGCTCCTGGGCGAAGGTGCGCCGCCCGGTCCTGGAGGCGGCTGAGATCCGGCGTATCCCTACTCGGCGGGCACTCCTGTTGGCCGAGTCCGGCGATCCGATCATCCTGCGGTTTCGCAGATGTATCGACGGCCGACGGGGGCGCGAACTCCGGGCCAGGCAGGCAGAGACCAGAGCAACACTGCGGCAGGGGTCGGCCTCGTGA